One window from the genome of Chiroxiphia lanceolata isolate bChiLan1 chromosome 15, bChiLan1.pri, whole genome shotgun sequence encodes:
- the ADAM19 gene encoding disintegrin and metalloproteinase domain-containing protein 19 codes for MRGRGLLCSIALSLLLQPPRPAAQLQPEVVVPHWAALGGPGSHKHPLRAEVMVKAEGQELVLELEKNRNLFAPGYTETHYSQTGQAQTTPLTHTDHCFYHGVVRGREHSSVTLSTCRGLRGLIVLSSNSSYILEPAPNSSNQHWIYRVDNLRLQRGACGYQDTGDAAEDWLRDFTTGMKPPHQRVKRDTLQATKYVELLLVADYAEFQKHHFSIEATRLKLVETANYVDKFYRSMNIRIALVGLEIWSNWNKCDVTENPYSTLKSFLAWSSKERVHRKHDNAQLITGVPFKGTTVGLAPVMAMCSDFQSGGVNMDHSDNAIGVAATLAHEMGHNFGMNHDSAGCCTTPAADGGCIMASATGHPFPKVFNQCNRRELENYLQSGGGMCLSNMPDTKKMYGGKKCGNGYLEDGEECDCGEVEECNNPCCDASTCSLKPGAECAHGNCCHQCKLMSPGTLCREVSGPCDLPEYCTGESPFCPPNSYQIDGAPCDRGRAYCYSGMCLTYRDQCVQLWGPGAWPAPDACFEKVNAAGDIYGNCGKDIYGNYRKCETRDAKCGKIQCQSYASKPVQSNAVAIDTTVNTQMCRGTHVYRPDSEEKEMLDPGLVLTGTKCGSHHVCFEGRCQNTSIIFDFESCSKKCHGHGVCNNNKNCHCNQGWDPPFCNKEGRGGSLDSGPPSPEGSSAVVITLAILAPILLLIGIMFLFYYLKCWNKFAICSLKKTPQFSDTSGTGHANPAFKLKTPQQQRKVIGFPEIPPKPPAQQAPGFQTSRQQPSASSSSYSCGAGPAQPAPPRDTARRTPPSRPAPPAPKPPISQDISRPRPPQRALPADPVPSRSRAWQGNSPAVPLPPAHTRTPGRLQPGAENTGVWMAGAANSWKVGQPGSRGHS; via the exons atgcggggccgggggctgctctgcagcatcgCCCTctcgctgctgctgcagccaccgCGCC CCGCGGCGCAGCTGCAGCCCGAGGTGGTGGTGCCGcactgggcagccctgggcgGCCCCGGCAGCCACAAG CATCCACTCAGAGCTGAAGTTATGGTAAAGGCAGAAGGCCAGGAGCTCGTTTTGGAACTGGAGAAAAATAG AAACCTCTTTGCACCAGGCTACACCGAGACCCATTACAGCCAGACTGGCCAAGCCCAGACCACCCCCCTGACCCACACG gACCACTGCTTCTACCACGGGGTCGTGCGGGGCCGGGAGCACTCCAGCGTCACGCTCAGCACGTGCCGAGGGCTGCG AGGACTTATCGTACTGAGCAGCAATTCCAGCTATATCTTGGAGCCAGCCCCCAACAGCTCAAACCAGCACTGGATTTACAGGGTGGACAACCTGAGATTGCAGAGAGGAGCCTGTGGCTACCAGGACACTGGGGATGCAGCTGAAGACTGGCTCAGGGACTTCACAACTGGGATGAAACCACCACACCAGAGG gtgaAACGGGACACTCTGCAGGCTACGAAGTACGTGGAGCTCCTGCTCGTGGCTGATTATGCAGAG tttcagaagcATCACTTCAGCATTGAAGCAACAAGGCTTAAATTAGTGGAGACTGCTAATTACGTAGATAAG TTTTACCGATCCATGAATATCCGGATTGCCTTGGTGGGGCTGGAGATCTGGAGTAACTGGAATAAATGTGATGTAACTGAGAACCCCTACTCCACCCTGAAGTCCTTTCTGGCTTGGAGCAGCAAAGAGAGGGTGCACAGAAAACACGATAATGCCCAACTAATCAC GGGTGTGCCCTTCAAAGGTACCACAGTAGGCTTGGCTCCCGTGATGGCCATGTGCTCTGATTTCCAGTCAGGAGGAGTAAACATG GATCACTCTGATAATGCCATTGGTGTTGCTGCTACCCTTGCCCATGAGATGGGACACAATTTTGGCATGAATCACGACTCAGCTGGCTGCTGTACTACCCCTGCAGCAGATGGAGGCTGCATCATGGCTTCTGCAACTGG GCACCCATTCCCCAAGGTGTTCAACCAGTGCAATAGAAGAGAGCTGGAGAATTATCTGCAGTCTGGTGGAGGCATGTGTCTCTCCAATATGCCAGATACCAAGAAAATGTatggtggaaaaaaatgtggaaatggCTACTTGGAAGATGGGGAGGAGTGTGACTGTGGAGAGGTGGAG GAGTGCAACAACCCCTGCTGCGATGCCAGCACCTGCTCCCTGAAGCCAGGTGCTGAATGTGCCCACGGCAACTGCTGCCATCAGTGCAAG ctGATGTCTCCAGGAACTCTCTGCAGGGAAGTGTCAGGACCCTGTGACCTCCCAGAATACTGCACTGGCGAGTCACCGTTTTGCCCCCCCAACTCTTACCAGATTGATGGGGCTCCCTGTGACAGAGGAAGGGCCTATTGCTACAGTGGCATGTGCCTCACATACAGGGACCAGTGTGTGCAGCTGTGGGGGCCAG GAGCGTGGCCAGCACCAGACGCCTGCTTTGAGAAGGTTAATGCTGCTGGAGACATCTATGGGAACTGTGGGAAGGACATCTATGGGAACTACAGGAAGTGTGAGACCAG AGATGCCAAATGTGGGAAGATCCAGTGCCAGAGCTATGCTTCCAAGCCCGTGCAGTCCAATGCAGTGGCCATAGACACAACTGTCAACACGCAGATGTGCCGAGGGACCCACGTGTACAGACCTGACAGTGAGGAAAAGGAGATGCTGGATCCTGGCTTGGTGTTGACGGGAACAAAATGTGGGAGCCATCAT GTTTGCTTTGAGGGTCGCTGCCAGAACACATCCATCATCTTTGATTTTGAAAGCTGTAGCAAGAAGTGCCATGGGCATGGA GTCTGCAATAACAACAAGAACTGCCACTGCAACCAGGGGTGGGACCCCCCGTTTTGCAacaaggaggggaggggaggaagctTGGACAGTGGTCCCCCCTCGCCTGAAG GCTCTTCAGCAGTCGTGATAACTCTTGCAATCCTGGCTCCCATTCTCCTTCTCATTGGAATCATGTTTTTATTCTATTATCTGAAATGCTGGAATAAATTTGCCATCTGTTCTCTAAAGAAGACACCACAGTTCAG TGACACCTCTGGAACTGGGCACGCAAACCCTGCCTTCAAGTTGAAAaccccccagcagcagaggaag GTGATCGGCTTCCCTGAAATCCCACCAAAACCTCCTGCCCAGCAAGCTCCAGGGTTCCAAACAAGCAGGCAGCAGCCatctgcctcctcctccagctaCAGCTGCGGCGCGGGCCCGGCACAGCCGGCACCTCCGAGGGACACGGCCCGGCGGACACCCCCAAGCAGgccagcacctcctgctcccaAACCCCCCATCTCTCAG GATATTTCGAGGCCCCGGCCACCCCAAAGGGCTTTGCCAGCTGATCCTGTCCCATCCAGATccagagcctggcaggggaACAGCCCTGCTGTCCCACTGCCTCCTGCACACACCAGAACTCCGGGACGGCTCCAGCCTGGGGCAGAG AATACTGGCGTCTGGATGGCTGGAGCAGCGAACAGCTGGAAAGTGGGACAGCCAGGCTCCCGTGGGCACTCCTGA